A region of Cucumis melo cultivar AY chromosome 2, USDA_Cmelo_AY_1.0, whole genome shotgun sequence DNA encodes the following proteins:
- the LOC103492364 gene encoding auxin-binding protein ABP19a-like: MAKKMMVLPLFFAFSFLAASLSDALVQDFCVADLKSPDTPSGFPCKKASLVTEKDFVYSGLGVAGNTSNLIKAAVTPAFTAQFPGVNGLGISLARLDIAVGGVIPMHTHPAGSEILLVVEGTICAGFVSSANTVYFKTLNKGDIMVFPQGLLHFQINSGKNTALGFVSFSSPNPGLQILDFALFGNELPTDIVAKTTFLDAVTIKKLKGVLGGSG; the protein is encoded by the exons atggCTAAGAAGATGATGGTTCTTCCTCTTTTCTTCGCCTTCTCCTTCCTTGCAGCCTCCCTTTCCGACGCTCTTGTTCAAGACTTTTGCGTCGCCGACCTCAAGTCTCCTGATACCCCTTCTGGCTTCCCTTGCAAGAAGGCATCCCTTGTCACAGAAAAAGACTTTGTTTATTCGGGTCTTGGTGTTGCTG GTAACACTTCAAACCTCATTAAGGCTGCAGTGACTCCCGCCTTCACTGCCCAATTCCCGGGTGTGAATGGCCTTGGAATCTCTCTAGCTCGCCTCGACATAGCAGTAGGCGGAGTGATACCAATGCACACTCACCCTGCCGGATCCGAAATTCTGCTCGTGGTCGAAGGCACGATCTGTGCCGGGTTTGTTTCGTCGGCGAATACTGTATACTTCAAAACATTGAACAAAGGTGACATTATGGTATTCCCTCAAGGACTGCTGCACTTTCAAATAAACTCTGGCAAAAACACTGCTCTTGGGTTTGTCAGCTTCAGTAGCCCTAACCCTGGGCTACAAATTTTGGATTTCGCCTTGTTTGGCAATGAGTTGCCAACTGATATCGTCGCAAAAACAACATTCTTGGATGCTGTTACTATCAAGAAGTTGAAGGGTGTTTTGGGTGGAAGTGGCTAA
- the LOC103492365 gene encoding uncharacterized protein LOC103492365 isoform X2: MDYKSHQTMKKEEVSIQISTPLLQPKSKPLASNGLQFDRPPPDDEDLVHQRRLEFGQFVAREAVIDEELWTAAWLRAESHWENRQNDRYVDSFKRKFAEQEFNAIKKKCGGQYGQTCTCIVTVRKEQKHIKRTVIKSVVATLDLCLRHLMHGESFPGEREKSHVCSINKEIPNKYAYISNLCVLKAARRQGIAGNMLKFAVLTAKSRGIKQVYVHVHRNNTPAQALYQKIGFEVVEIASSQLVEEQTYLLCLNTEKLNNAH; encoded by the exons ATGGATTATAAATCACATCAAACGATGAAGAAGGAAGAAGTTTCTATTCAGATTTCAACGCCACTGTTGCAGCCAAAGTCGAAACCATTGGCGTCGAACGGGTTACAGTTCGACCGGCCGCCACCGGACGATGAAGATTTGGTTCACCAAAGAAGATTAGAGTTTGGTCAATTCGTAGCAAGGGAGGCTGTGATTGATGAAGAATTGTGG ACAGCGGCATGGCTTCGGGCTGAAAGTCATTGGGAAAATCGACAAAATGACCG ATATGTTGATAGCTTCAAAAGGAAATTTGCAGAACAG GAGTTCAATGctataaaaaagaaatgtggTGGGCAATATGGACAGACATGTACATGCATTGTTACG GTAAGGAAGGAGCAGAAGCATATAAAACGTACAGTGATTAAAAGTGTAGTAGCAACTCTTGATCTGTGCTTGAGGCATTTGATGCATGGCGAAAGTTTTCCAGGG GAAAGAGAGAAGAGTCATGTATGCAGCATCAACAAAGAGATACCAAATAAATATGCATACATTTCAAACCTATGTGTATTGAAAGCAGCACGTCGTCAGGGTATTGCTGGCAATATGTTGAAGTTTGCAGTTTTAACAGCAAAATCCAGGG GTATCAAACAGGTATACGTCCATGTACATAGAAACAACACACCCGCCCAAGCATTGTACCAAAAGATAGGCTTCGAG GTGGTCGAAATAGCAAGTTCACAGTTGGTAGAAGAACAAACTTACCTTCTATGTCTTAACACAGAGAAGCTAAACAATGCACATTGA
- the LOC103492365 gene encoding uncharacterized protein LOC103492365 isoform X1, translating into MSAAISIYRPEFLGSVQDGCRNHLKFPRTFAFASWNMTMDYKSHQTMKKEEVSIQISTPLLQPKSKPLASNGLQFDRPPPDDEDLVHQRRLEFGQFVAREAVIDEELWTAAWLRAESHWENRQNDRYVDSFKRKFAEQEFNAIKKKCGGQYGQTCTCIVTVRKEQKHIKRTVIKSVVATLDLCLRHLMHGESFPGEREKSHVCSINKEIPNKYAYISNLCVLKAARRQGIAGNMLKFAVLTAKSRGIKQVYVHVHRNNTPAQALYQKIGFEVVEIASSQLVEEQTYLLCLNTEKLNNAH; encoded by the exons ATGTCGGCGGCAATCTCAATTTATCGGCCGGAGTTCTTGGGATCTGTCCAAGATGGATGCCGGAATCATCTCAAATTTCCTAGAACCTTCGCCTTTGCTTCGTGGAATAT GACAATGGATTATAAATCACATCAAACGATGAAGAAGGAAGAAGTTTCTATTCAGATTTCAACGCCACTGTTGCAGCCAAAGTCGAAACCATTGGCGTCGAACGGGTTACAGTTCGACCGGCCGCCACCGGACGATGAAGATTTGGTTCACCAAAGAAGATTAGAGTTTGGTCAATTCGTAGCAAGGGAGGCTGTGATTGATGAAGAATTGTGG ACAGCGGCATGGCTTCGGGCTGAAAGTCATTGGGAAAATCGACAAAATGACCG ATATGTTGATAGCTTCAAAAGGAAATTTGCAGAACAG GAGTTCAATGctataaaaaagaaatgtggTGGGCAATATGGACAGACATGTACATGCATTGTTACG GTAAGGAAGGAGCAGAAGCATATAAAACGTACAGTGATTAAAAGTGTAGTAGCAACTCTTGATCTGTGCTTGAGGCATTTGATGCATGGCGAAAGTTTTCCAGGG GAAAGAGAGAAGAGTCATGTATGCAGCATCAACAAAGAGATACCAAATAAATATGCATACATTTCAAACCTATGTGTATTGAAAGCAGCACGTCGTCAGGGTATTGCTGGCAATATGTTGAAGTTTGCAGTTTTAACAGCAAAATCCAGGG GTATCAAACAGGTATACGTCCATGTACATAGAAACAACACACCCGCCCAAGCATTGTACCAAAAGATAGGCTTCGAG GTGGTCGAAATAGCAAGTTCACAGTTGGTAGAAGAACAAACTTACCTTCTATGTCTTAACACAGAGAAGCTAAACAATGCACATTGA
- the LOC103492366 gene encoding uncharacterized protein LOC103492366, with translation MTVLRSREVISPPPTPKSLKSPSDTSHHSSTPSQHHEIQPLHSPTYPSPVSTALSSDGLSSPGVSRRRSFRLAAKGLSPEHCDVDRVRDNSPGTLMESEMIDNRDLGLASDGKLVARSICDELEGFGVNEGTEGLDEFTGSKSDEVNVNGKRKLNPTMDSPAGEWVDESSWRKECLSLRWGKRKTMKQGTRLKGRDNVAIDPNGIGGILMKELNEECSRIEENDCTNSRNRFSRKEKGKWIVDDRNSNRNDTAVLHSEPNDELSDNLVKHQNYRFVRDRLKGVVIEENTTNLSGASYYDGGDMDANGHTAIEGDASEHNVEGRLIAEALLSLSADFMMDSNSRYKDISIEGETSGPAHLVHDGPQSNDRQEMESSSEEIAPFDLYLRRRTAIGFARYNGGNDGSQNVEAESEDDIKDWPGPFSTAMKIASDRANGVRVRVTKSLEENDPAPVKWIPKKRACCRRSQSLPPSLGDLCVRVLAENADAISSLDFVPDTFRHKLSRLLCDSRKMDSRFLNLLLCGSPTEVCIRDCSWLSEEEFVQSFQGCDTSKLIALQLYQCGRSIFDIVLLSTLARSSNSLPALKSLSLTGACSLSDVGVAALVCSAPALQSLNLSQCSFLTFSSIDSIANSLGSTLRELYLDDCLKIDPMLMLPAMNKLQHLEVLSLAGMEDVCDKFIQEFLTAGGRNLKELILTDCVKLTNKSIKAISETCSALRAIDLMNLSKLTDYALCCLASGCQALQKLKLSRNLFSDEAVAAFVEMSRENLKELSLNSVKKVSRCTAISLACFCKNLVSLDVSWCRKLTDEALGLIVDNCPSLRELKLFGCTQVTDVFLDGHSNPNLEIIGLKLTPVWQIEPHIPCEGSSYRSSVPSSS, from the exons ATGACGGTTCTCAGGTCTCGTGAGGTTATCTCTCCGCCGCCCACTCCCAAATCCCTAAAATCCCCTTCCGATACTTCCCACCATTCCTCTACGCCTTCTCAACATCATGAAATCCAACCCCTTCACTCTCCTACCTATCCTTCCCCTGTTTCCACTGCGCTTTCCTCCGATGGCCTGTCCAGTCCTGGAGTTTCTCGGAGGCGGAGTTTCCGACTTGCTGCCAAAGGGCTTAGTCCTGAGCATTGTGATGTTGATCGCGTTCGTGATAATTCCCCTGGAACGTTGATGGAATCGGAAATGATTGATAATCGAGACTTGGGTCTGGCCTCGGATGGTAAGTTGGTGGCACGTTCAATTTGTGATGAACTTGAGGGTTTTGGGGTTAATGAGGGGACCGAGGGCTTGGATGAATTTACAGGGTCGAAGAGCGACGAGGTTAATGTAAATGGTAAGAGAAAATTGAACCCCACTATGGATTCGCCTGCTGGGGAATGGGTTGATGAAAGTTCTTGGAGGAAAGAGTGTCTCAGTTTACGTTGGGGGaagagaaagacgatgaaaCAAGGGACTCGTTTAAAGGGTAGGGACAATGTTGCAATTGATCCGAATGGAATTGGAGGAATTTTGATGAAAGAGCTAAATGAAGAGTGCTCTAGAATTGAAGAGAATGATTGTACTAATAGTAGGAATAGATTCAGccgaaaagaaaagggaaaatgGATTGTTGATGACCGAAATTCAAATAGAAACGATACGGCTGTATTACATTCTGAGCCAAACGATGAGTTAAGTGATAATCTAGTTAAGCATCAAAATTATCGGTTTGTTCGTGACAGACTGAAGGGAGTAGTAATTGAAGaaaatacaacaaatttgtCTGGTGCAAGTTACTATGATGGAGGGGATATGGATGCTAATGGCCACACAGCAATTGAAGGAGATGCTTCGGAACACAATGTTGAAGGGAGATTGATTGCAGAAGCTCTATTGTCTTTATCTGCAGATTTTATGATGGATTCAAACTCGAGATATAAAGATATTTCCATAGAAGGTGAGACTTCCGGCCCTGCACATCTGGTACATGATGGCCCTCAGAGCAATGATAGACAAGAGATGGAGTCTAGTTCGGAAGAGATAGCTCCTTTTGATTTGTACTTAAGAAGAAGAACAGCTATTGGGTTTGCTCGTTATAATGGGGGAAATGACGGATCGCAGAATGTTGAGGCTGAAAGTGAAGATGATATTAAAGATTGGCCCGGACCATTCTCTACTGCAATGAAGATTGCCAGTGACCGAGCTAATGGTGTACGAGTACGAGTTACAAAATCTTTAGAGGAGAATGACCCTGCACCAGTTAAATGGATCCCTAAAAAGAGAGCGTGTTGTAGACGGTCCCAGTCTTTGCCTCCCTCGTTGGGAGATTTGTGCGTAAGGGTTCTTGCTGAAAATGCTGATGCAATTTCTTCATTGGATTTTGTTCCAGATACCTTCAGGCATAAGCTTAGTCGGCTACTCTGTGATTCTCGAAAAATGGACAGTCGTTTTCTGAATCTTCTTCTCTGTGGTTCCCCAACTGAAGTCTGTATAAGGGACTGCTCTTGGCTGAGTGAAGAGGAGTTTGTGCAATCTTTTCAAGGGTGTGACACTAGTAAATTAATC GCACTCCAGCTTTACCAATGTGGACGTAGTATCTTTGATATTGTTCTATTATCTACGTTAGCTCGGTCATCAAATAGCTTACCTGCCCTTAAGTCATTGTCCCTAACTGGTGCATGTTCTCTTTCTGATGTTGGTGTCGCTGCACTTGTATGTTCTGCTCCTGCATTGCAGTCTCTAAATCTGAGCCAGTGCTCCTTTCTCACCTTCTCAAGTATAGACTCTATAGCCAATTCTTTGGGATCAACTCTGAGGGAGTTGTATTTGGATGATTGCCTAAAAATCGATCCAATGCTAATGCTTCCTGCAATGAATAAGCTTCAACATTTGGAAGTGCTATCATTAGCTGGAATGGAAGATGTTTGTGACAAGTTCATTCAAGAATTCCTGACAGCTGGGGGACGTAATCTGAAGGAACTCATTTTAACCGATTGTGT GAAATTGACCAATAAATCCATAAAAGCCATCTCAGAAACTTGCTCTGCCCTACGTGCTATAGACCTTATGAATCTGTCAAAGCTAACGGATTATGCTTTATGCTGTCTTGCAAGTGGTTGCCAGGCTCTTCAAAAGTTAAAGCTTTCCCGAAATCTATTCAG TGATGAGGCTGTTGCTGCATTTGTGGAGATGTCAAGAGAGAATTTAAAAGAACTTTCACTGAACAGTGTCAAGAAG GTTAGCCGCTGCACTGCAATTTCGCTTGCCTGTTTCTGTAAGAATTTGGTTAGTCTCGACGTATCTTGGTGTCGAAAACTGACTGATGAGGCGCTAGGCTTGATTGTTGATAATTGCCCATCTCTAAGAGAGCTCAAACTCTTTGGATGTACTCAG GTAACAGATGTATTTCTCGATGGGCACTCAAATCCAAATTTAGAGATCATTGGACTGAAGCTGACTCCGGTTTGGCAAATCGAGCCTCACATCCCTTGCGAAGGTTCAAGTTATCGTTCATCTGTGCCATCTTCGAGTTAA